From Streptomyces sp. NBC_01460, a single genomic window includes:
- a CDS encoding DUF4229 domain-containing protein: MSAAKPSATIRYTAMRVLIFVGCFFVAGVAVHFGVLPSGVGGSNVVWVILLGLLLSAPLSFILLRKQRDEMSEQIISSVDRTKARIEANRSREDSVAS, encoded by the coding sequence GTGTCCGCTGCCAAGCCGAGCGCAACGATCCGGTACACCGCCATGCGCGTGCTGATTTTCGTCGGCTGCTTCTTCGTCGCCGGGGTGGCGGTCCACTTCGGCGTGCTCCCCTCCGGCGTCGGCGGCTCCAACGTCGTCTGGGTCATCCTCCTCGGCCTGCTGCTCTCCGCGCCCCTCAGCTTCATCCTGCTGCGGAAGCAGCGCGACGAGATGTCCGAGCAGATCATCTCCTCGGTCGACCGCACCAAGGCCAGGATCGAGGCGAACCGGTCCCGCGAGGACAGCGTCGCCTCGTAG
- a CDS encoding GNAT family N-acetyltransferase, which produces MALTFEVDPAFDRALRDGITALWVDVSNAGGAVGFVPPVTGDVIRPELVKHLAGIVEGRTHLIVGRDEDGEVAATAFLTHNTHRLMRHWIGVYTVMVHPRHQGKGYGRDLMAATADAARGIEGIGAVRLTCRGGTGADRFYASCGYKEVGRVPDAIRVAEDDYRDDIIMLLPLHR; this is translated from the coding sequence ATGGCGCTTACATTCGAAGTGGATCCCGCGTTCGACCGAGCTCTGCGGGACGGCATCACCGCGCTCTGGGTCGACGTCAGCAACGCCGGCGGAGCCGTCGGCTTCGTCCCGCCCGTCACCGGCGACGTGATCCGGCCGGAGCTGGTCAAGCACCTCGCCGGGATCGTCGAGGGCCGCACCCACCTGATCGTCGGCCGGGACGAGGACGGCGAGGTGGCCGCCACCGCCTTCCTCACCCACAACACCCACCGGCTCATGCGCCACTGGATCGGCGTCTACACGGTGATGGTCCACCCGCGCCACCAGGGCAAGGGCTACGGCCGCGACCTGATGGCGGCCACGGCCGACGCCGCCCGGGGGATCGAGGGCATCGGCGCCGTCCGGCTCACCTGCCGTGGCGGCACCGGCGCCGACCGCTTCTACGCCTCCTGCGGATACAAGGAGGTGGGCCGGGTGCCGGACGCCATCCGGGTCGCCGAGGACGACTACCGCGACGACATCATCATGCTGCTCCCGCTGCACCGGTAG
- the mqnE gene encoding aminofutalosine synthase MqnE → MDAGLKRELEEKVRAGERLTREDGIALYESDDLAWLGGLAHEVRTRKNGDVVHFNVNRHLNMTNVCTASCAYCSFQRKPGEKDAYTMRIEEAVRLAQAMRGENLTELHIVNGLHPTLPWRYYPRSLSALKEALPEVALKAFTATEIHHFETISGLSASEILDELIEAGLESLTGGGAEIFDWEVRQHIVDHNTHWEDWSRIHRLAHEKGLKTPATMLYGHIEEPRHRVDHVLRLREMQDETGGFQVFIPLRYQHDFVDMKDGKVRNTLQARTSMATGAEALKTFAVSRLLFDNVPHVKVFWVMHGVQTAQLALQHGADDMDGSVVEYKITHDADDYGTPNKLGREDLLDLIRDAGFRPVERNTRYEILREYPGPDAGRRETPQPMRV, encoded by the coding sequence GTGGACGCGGGACTCAAGCGCGAGCTGGAGGAGAAGGTCCGGGCCGGCGAGCGGCTGACCCGCGAGGACGGGATCGCGCTCTACGAGTCCGACGACCTGGCCTGGCTCGGCGGGCTGGCCCACGAGGTGCGCACGCGGAAGAACGGCGACGTCGTCCACTTCAACGTCAACCGCCACCTCAACATGACCAACGTGTGCACCGCGTCCTGCGCGTACTGCTCGTTCCAGCGCAAGCCGGGCGAGAAGGACGCGTACACGATGCGCATCGAGGAGGCCGTCCGCCTCGCCCAGGCGATGCGCGGCGAGAACCTCACCGAGCTGCACATCGTCAACGGGCTGCACCCCACCCTTCCGTGGCGCTACTACCCGCGCTCGCTCAGCGCGCTCAAGGAAGCCCTGCCGGAGGTGGCGCTCAAGGCGTTCACGGCGACGGAGATCCACCACTTCGAGACGATCTCGGGGCTCTCGGCCTCCGAGATCCTCGACGAGCTGATCGAGGCCGGTCTGGAGTCGCTGACCGGCGGCGGCGCGGAGATCTTCGACTGGGAGGTCCGCCAGCACATCGTCGACCACAACACCCACTGGGAGGACTGGTCGCGCATCCACCGGCTCGCGCACGAGAAGGGTCTCAAGACCCCGGCGACGATGCTGTACGGGCACATCGAGGAGCCCCGTCACCGCGTCGACCACGTGCTGCGGCTGCGGGAGATGCAGGACGAGACCGGCGGCTTCCAGGTCTTCATCCCGCTGCGCTACCAGCACGACTTCGTCGACATGAAGGACGGCAAGGTCCGCAACACCCTCCAGGCGCGGACGTCGATGGCGACCGGCGCGGAGGCGCTCAAGACCTTCGCGGTCTCCCGGCTGCTCTTCGACAACGTCCCGCACGTCAAGGTGTTCTGGGTGATGCACGGCGTGCAGACGGCGCAGCTCGCCCTCCAGCACGGCGCCGACGACATGGACGGCTCGGTCGTCGAGTACAAGATCACGCACGACGCGGACGACTACGGCACCCCGAACAAGCTCGGCCGTGAGGACCTGCTGGACCTCATCCGCGACGCGGGCTTCCGGCCCGTGGAGCGCAACACCCGGTACGAGATCCTGCGCGAGTACCCCGGCCCGGACGCGGGGCGCCGTGAGACGCCGCAGCCGATGCGCGTCTGA
- a CDS encoding Lrp/AsnC family transcriptional regulator: protein MDAVDRQLIQALRENGRASYAELGRLVGLSGPSVTDRINRLETAGVITGYRATVDSASLGLGVTALIGISLSDAADHQDVAHRLKDLAEIEDCWFIAGDDSYMLKVRVGDVDGLEKTIRRLSGTKGVSRTRTTVVLSTKWENRVGELPEEE, encoded by the coding sequence ATGGACGCGGTGGACAGGCAGCTCATCCAGGCCCTCAGAGAGAACGGCAGGGCGTCGTACGCCGAGCTGGGGCGGCTCGTCGGGCTCTCCGGGCCCAGCGTCACCGACCGCATCAACCGGCTGGAAACCGCCGGTGTCATCACCGGCTACCGCGCGACCGTCGACTCCGCGTCGCTGGGACTCGGCGTCACCGCGCTGATCGGCATCTCGCTGTCGGACGCCGCCGACCACCAGGACGTCGCCCACCGCCTGAAGGACCTCGCCGAGATCGAGGACTGCTGGTTCATCGCCGGCGACGACTCCTACATGCTCAAGGTGCGGGTCGGCGACGTCGACGGGCTGGAGAAGACCATCCGCAGGCTCAGCGGCACCAAGGGCGTCTCCCGGACCCGTACGACGGTCGTCCTCTCCACCAAGTGGGAGAACCGGGTCGGGGAGCTCCCCGAGGAGGAGTGA
- a CDS encoding UbiX family flavin prenyltransferase codes for MSQQQRRPWIVGVSGASGTPFAASVLRGLLAAGESVDLVVSRASRLTLLDETGIAFRDAHWQEDLRSWLARGADGKPDTFRPDVDGVRHWAAGDLAAGPSSGSYPAKGMLIVPASTACVAGVALGLSKDLLQRAASVTLKERRKLVVAVRETPLSGSTLKQMVALDEAGAVVLPASPAFYAGATHIQDLVDFVAGRVLDAAGVPHQLYRRWEGELGGASRG; via the coding sequence ATGAGTCAGCAGCAGCGCAGGCCTTGGATTGTCGGGGTGTCGGGCGCATCGGGCACACCCTTCGCGGCTTCCGTGCTGCGAGGGCTGCTGGCCGCCGGGGAGAGCGTCGACCTGGTCGTCAGCCGCGCCTCGCGGCTGACGCTCCTGGACGAGACGGGAATCGCCTTCCGCGACGCCCACTGGCAGGAGGACCTGCGGAGCTGGCTCGCGCGGGGCGCGGACGGGAAGCCGGACACCTTCCGGCCGGACGTCGACGGCGTACGCCACTGGGCGGCAGGCGACCTGGCCGCGGGGCCGTCCTCGGGGTCGTACCCGGCGAAGGGGATGCTCATCGTCCCGGCGTCGACGGCGTGTGTCGCCGGAGTGGCGCTCGGGCTCTCGAAGGACCTGCTCCAGCGGGCGGCGAGCGTGACGCTCAAGGAGCGGCGGAAGCTGGTCGTGGCCGTGCGCGAGACACCGCTCAGCGGCTCGACGCTGAAGCAGATGGTCGCGCTCGACGAGGCGGGCGCCGTGGTGCTGCCCGCCTCTCCGGCGTTCTACGCGGGGGCGACGCACATCCAGGACCTGGTGGACTTCGTCGCGGGGCGGGTGCTGGACGCGGCGGGGGTGCCGCACCAGCTGTACCGCCGGTGGGAGGGGGAGCTCGGTGGCGCCTCCCGGGGCTGA
- a CDS encoding rhomboid family intramembrane serine protease, whose amino-acid sequence MTVTRTSATARAVTAGGVMVAWVALLWLLEGVDTATGHSLDTYGVSPREPAELADVVPSAFLHSGWEHVASNSVPLLVLGFIAALGGIRRFAAVVLVVIVTSGLGVWLTAPPDTVTLGASGVVFGLFGYLLVRGFVDRRPLDIVLGVLVAAVYGSLLWGVLPTDSGISWQGHLFGLIGGVAAAFVFRRPREPRGYVTV is encoded by the coding sequence ATGACGGTCACACGCACGAGCGCCACCGCACGGGCCGTCACGGCCGGCGGGGTCATGGTCGCCTGGGTCGCGCTGCTGTGGCTGCTGGAAGGCGTCGACACGGCGACGGGCCACTCCCTCGACACCTACGGCGTCAGCCCGCGTGAGCCCGCCGAGCTGGCGGACGTCGTGCCGTCGGCGTTCCTGCACAGCGGCTGGGAGCACGTGGCGTCCAACAGCGTCCCGCTGCTGGTCCTCGGCTTCATCGCCGCCCTCGGCGGGATACGCAGGTTCGCCGCCGTGGTCCTCGTGGTGATCGTGACGTCAGGCCTCGGCGTCTGGCTCACCGCACCGCCGGACACGGTGACGCTCGGCGCGTCCGGTGTGGTCTTCGGCCTCTTCGGCTATCTGCTCGTCCGCGGCTTCGTGGACCGGCGCCCCCTGGACATCGTCCTCGGCGTGCTCGTCGCCGCGGTCTACGGCTCCCTGCTCTGGGGCGTGCTGCCGACCGACTCGGGCATCAGCTGGCAGGGCCATCTCTTCGGCCTGATCGGCGGGGTGGCGGCGGCGTTCGTCTTCCGCCGCCCCCGGGAGCCGCGCGGCTACGTCACGGTGTGA